The region TTAGCATCTATGGTCCCATTTACCTTGCAAGCCTTATTATCCAACCTAGCATTGCAGGATGACCCCTGCCTATCAGAACTAAACAGGATAGAGGTTTGGCAAGGTTCCAATTTCCTCCCATTCTCCATTGAAAGATGAGGACTTGACTTTAGTATTTTATTAGGGCTAACATCAGTGCCTGCAAGGAAATTCAACAATGAAGTAATATTAGTAATACAAGAAGGATTATCACAAGCACAAGCTTGATGAAGTTCATGAATTGTCATGAACATCACACATTCAGGCATATCCTACGGTCCTACCAAcagaatatttttcttatatcagGAGCATCTCAGATATCCTATGCATCACTCTGATGTGGCACAGAGGCAAGATGTTTCTCTTACCACCAGTTAAAAAcccaatttctttcaaaaataaaaacgtaCAATAACATCACAATTCGTTGTGTAAACACTCACCAGGGCAAATTCCATTCACCTGAAGGTCCTTCCTTTTCTTGAGATTTACCTGACCTGCAGTGTTCCTTTCACCATCCCCCGGAACATGTAGAGTTCTAATAATCTGATTGTTAAGGTTGGCATTCATGTTACTACCTTTAAATCTATTCTGCTCTTTATGCTTATGTTCACTTTTTCCCTCcactttctcctttttcttctcttttttcttgtctttATCCTTCCAGTTGTTTTTCTTCTCCCTACCATTGTCTTTCTGTTTGTCAACACCTTCACTCTGTCTGGACTTCTGTTCCATCCTTCCCTCACTGTATTTCTCCAAGGGCCTTGGCAATCCTCCAACTCCATTTTGGACCACAGCAGCAAGTTTCTGAACCACTGCTTGCTCTTCCGATCTTAAGTCAACCATGAGTCCTTGCCTGCTAATCATTCTACTCTCAGGTCTTTTGTCCTTGTTCTTTTCCTTCCCGCCAGCAAGAACAGCAATATCCTTGACCAGCAATCTGTCCATCTGCCCATCATTCTTCCGTTTCGTGTCTGAAAATCTCTCAACCAACAGGCTCCCAGTTCCCTTTTCTTCATCTTTAATCTTTCTGCCTGACTGATGTTCAAACTTAGATTCCCCCGTCCCCTCAGCAAAAAGGATGTTTCGATTAGGCTCCTCTTCACAGCAACTCTGCAACTGGAGGATATGTTTCCTTCCATCTGAGACACTGCTTTTGTCTGTATCTGActctttctctttttgattGAGCTTCTCCCCACTGTAGCTCTCAGATTGAGCAACAATTCCCTTCTCCCCTGAGGTGCCgcttttatctttatctttatccTTGCCCCTTTCCTTCTCtttatccttctttttcttgctgtgtttttctttcttttctttactaTCTCTATGTTTTCTGTCACTTCTATCTTTCTCCCTTTTCTCCTTCTTTATTCTCTTGTCCTTGTCCTTgtccttcttttccttcttatGCTTCTTCTCTTGGTGCTTCTCCTGAATGTTACAAAAAAGAATTGGAACATATCCAACTCAATATATACAGTTGTCACGTGTAAAATATAGTAAGAAT is a window of Diospyros lotus cultivar Yz01 chromosome 10, ASM1463336v1, whole genome shotgun sequence DNA encoding:
- the LOC127811324 gene encoding uncharacterized protein LOC127811324, which gives rise to MSRCFPFPPPGYEKKARDDDDLLKKEKHQEKKHKKEKKDKDKDKRIKKEKREKDRSDRKHRDSKEKKEKHSKKKKDKEKERGKDKDKDKSGTSGEKGIVAQSESYSGEKLNQKEKESDTDKSSVSDGRKHILQLQSCCEEEPNRNILFAEGTGESKFEHQSGRKIKDEEKGTGSLLVERFSDTKRKNDGQMDRLLVKDIAVLAGGKEKNKDKRPESRMISRQGLMVDLRSEEQAVVQKLAAVVQNGVGGLPRPLEKYSEGRMEQKSRQSEGVDKQKDNGREKKNNWKDKDKKKEKKKEKVEGKSEHKHKEQNRFKGSNMNANLNNQIIRTLHVPGDGERNTAGQVNLKKRKDLQVNGICPGTDVSPNKILKSSPHLSMENGRKLEPCQTSILFSSDRQGSSCNARLDNKACKVNGTIDAKPLSISSKKTYPASTHVNQIAPASTKPPHPDTKYLGQVLSVPKMEDWSELDDQEWLYSSKDHLEGKADVRSAGITETPRVWSDAMWIESADVCALPYVIPY